Genomic segment of Phaenicophaeus curvirostris isolate KB17595 chromosome 34, BPBGC_Pcur_1.0, whole genome shotgun sequence:
TTGCTGTCACTTTACATACACTTTGATAGTTAGCTAACATACAACtgcaagaatgttttccttcctctccagaagGGAGATTAACTCTGttgcttccaaaagaaaagaaggagaaggattcAGGATCATTCTGTGCCGCTGCTGTTGATGAGGGCAGACATGAGCCAAAAGCAGATGAGGAAGACATGTAAGTCAAGCGCCACACGACTGAACAGTTTTCACGAAATGACAGGTTGCATTAcctaaagtttttcttctcttctttcaaattcacaaagaaagaaaactcaccCGTTACACAGAGTCTGCCAATTGAACTTTCATTACTCTGATTTAATGTGTCACATGCCAATGTTGCCATTCATAACGTTACACAGCAGTACAAAACAAATGTCACTTGACACACTGATAAGGAATGGTGAGGAAATTGTGCATCCTCTCTACACCTCTGCAAGGTTCGTGCCGAGAGAAacaaatcccttttctttcacctctggCATCACCACAACCAAATGATTGTAAGGGTACAAAGGGCCTTATTTCTGTAGGCTGAAAGTACGTAGCAATTGTGGTACTGATGTACAAAATGACAAGAATAGTGCCTTGCTTATGCTTTCAGTACTCAAAATACTAAATCctagaggaagaagagattttccAGGGTTTTAGATAAGATCTGTACATCTTCCCACAAATCGAGGTAAGCAAAGAAGTTTCAGAAAGCTTAAagtcacagggaggtggttgagtcaccttcctggaggtgtttcaagcacgggtggatgaggtgctaaggggcatggttaagTGTTTGgtcggaatggttggactcgatgatccagtgcgtttcttccaacctggttattctatgattctgtgaaagcttcaCCTGTGGCTGAAGCATAATTCACATCCTACATAAACATGGCCAACTGTGTAGCTTGGTCTCAGTGGGAAAAGGGGATGCGATGCTGATAAGAGTGCTGGGCTGTTTTTACAGTTAGGATGAGATATCATTTGCCTAGTTGTGGTTTGAGCAGAGAACCAAGCGTTCCAGATCTGAAAATGACCAATGTGTCCACCACAGCAGTGTAATCCTTGCTCACGTGGTTTGTGAGCCTGTGGTGCTCTGTTGGCACCATCCATCGCAACCTATTGCTGTAGTTATGCTTTGACTTTCTtccaggctgtggctgcttAAATTAGCACCTTTACAGCCCCAGAAAGCAGTTTGTGCCCAGCCAGATCAAGGCCACCAAGGGTAGGGACGGTCCCCATGGGCTCCTGGATgctgggcagagggggtggGTGGGCGGGCAGTGCCCGTCCCGCCCCGTGTCACAGTGCCAGTGCCTGGCACCGCACAGTCACAATGCCCCAGGCAGGTAACCAGGGGCAACgtccccttccctctgtcagTCTGCCCAGCCTCGCCACCaggacagctgggctggggacagctCCGAGACATCCACGAGGAAGCCCTTACGGAGCCCGTGGAATTACTGGAGGGAGATAAGGGAGGAAGGCTGGAGGCTGGAcaaagctgccagctcctcaggAGATGAGAAGAGCCACCAAGCCCGAGAGGTGCTGGAGGCTAGGAGGTCTTTTCAGCTGGATAGGAGTGGTAAGACAAGGGAATTCCTTCTTGAGGAGCACTGGAGTGCtccctgtgtttttctcttgcagactgAAGGTCAGTAACAGCATGAAGCTAGGGGTTCCAGTGCTTTGGAGCACCCACTGGTGCCATACAGGACAGGAGAAGGGTTCTTGCCCCGAAGGCCCATCAGACTGGGAGCAGTTTGCCACTCTTGGAAGCCCCTGGGATGGCTTCAGgttgagggagaagaaaggtcCGGCATCTTCTGGGAGGCATGAGCAGCTTGTGGGATGAAGAGTCAGGTCTTGCTCACATGCTCAGGGAACAGCCGATCACCAGCtttggggtcaggaaggaattttcccctgGGGCAGATTGGTACTGGTCCCCAggggttttttgccttcctctgcagcatcgAGCAGGACCACTAGTCAGGATTTCTTTAGCCCGGTTTGGCTAGGttactgcctgctgctcctgccccatgaagatggtttctcatgccctgcagctgcagggaggaaggctttttttcccccaggggGGATTGGCAAGTgtccctggggtttttttttaccttcctctgcagcagtcaGCACTGCCCCTTGCCAGGTCTTCCTCTCTAGGTTCAACagtcccagttccttcagctgctcctcataagacttgtgctttgTACACTTCACTGGTTTTGTTGGTGTTCTCTGGACACAGTCCAGCAGCTCAATaccttgtagtgagaggccccagactgaacacaggatctgaggtgtggctttttgtttggaattggatggggagagaaaactGGTGAGAAAAGCCGTGTTGATTttgatgtgtgtgtgcagcagaagtttgtgctttgtctgacagtccccTTGTAATCACAGGTCACCGACATGAGAAAGAAGACCATCAAATACTTTGATTCTGTGGCGTCTCTCTTCGGAGGCTGCTCTCCCTTCTCAGCCTGCCAAGAACTTGGATTGTGACACCCAAGCGAAGAGATGATGTGTGGTCAATCAGGTCTGTTTCCTGAGTTGTGCGATGGTGAATGGATTGTCCCGCATGTCTGTTAGGATGGGTAACGTGTGCTGCTTCCAAACTGCCTCTCTTTTACGGTattggaaaattctgcttctttgcattccttAGGAAATCCCTCAGCACCAGAACGGAAGCGACTGTGGAGTTTTTGTCTGCAAGTCTCAACctcaccctcccctggcatcttccagcCATTCCATCAGGTCCCGAGTTccgcagcagctgctgattgtgcctggagcagggatgggggttCTATCCCTCGCTGTGGGGTTGGTGCGtggctggtggggttggagctTCACAGTGGCCtcggaagggcagagctgtgttctccatCCTTACATCTGGTGTCTGCTTCCTACTTCCCTACACGAGATGCCGCAGCTGGTGGGTTAGGGATACCTGGCCCTTAtgtctcctggagaagagggtttCCCCCTGTTGatatttgtgcatattttctgcCTCGACTTcgtgtttaaaggatttttccttttctttccagagtgaCATCCTTTACTTCCGCAAGAGGATGGTGTGGGAGATCAtccatcagcagctgctgtgagagaTGCACGATGAGAGCAACACTGATCACCTCAGGGTGACTGATAAGGCATATAgttatatttcaaataatttatttggataGGTAGTAGACAcacaaattttcctctttaggcTACGCAGTAGTGGTTAAGGAGGGGTGGTGGTTTCCCCGTTATGGAGGCAGCAACTCTCACTGACATTAACTAAGGCACCTGATGACATACAAGCAGAACGGTGGCTGTGACGGGGAAGAGCCAGCACTGTCAGCCCCCGTCACTGAGATGCAGCACACGTGGCCACGTTAccgacaaagaggactctcaCCCGCGGTGCTGGTGACCCCTGCGTTAGCTGAGCTCATGTGGGCTCCGTGCTTGGCTCCTCGAGGCGAGTTCCCTCTGTTTGCAGGATGGCTACGATCTACTTGACTGCTAAAAACTGGATTTGTGAGGCCCTTCTGCCACGGTTTAGCTGAGGACACCCTAGAGAGTGAGCACTTGCCACCTTCTGATTTTTGGCAGGGGGGGGAGTTGTCTGGCCATACCTTGTGTGCACAACTTTCTGTGGTTGCTAATacgaaaataaaaaaacccttcagttTGCTTTGACTTCTTCCCTGAAATGTGTAACTTTCACTCtcgttctccagctccctcggTGTTGCTCACATTTGTGTTTGTGTCCACGTGGTGGTGTTTTTCTAAGCTCTTCTGGAactcctccaggctgctgtACTAGGggagacctgcagctgcttccccccACAGCCAGTGTCCAACTTCTCCTTTAAATCCAGACACTTCATAGATGCGAGAGATTAAATAGGGAGGtcagagcagtggctgctggggTCTCCAGTGGCAGCAGGGCCACAGTCAGGAAGGTGGAGGTCTCTGAGCTTGCAGCGCATCAGGaggtggagaggctggagaggctggagaggtggcCGCTGGAGTGTTCCTGTGGCTGCACAAGCAGGTGGAGGTCACAGAGCTGGTCCcgcagcagcagggacccccACAAGGATCTCGGGTTGTCCAAGGGTCCATGTGGTATTAAGCTCTTCCTGGAGGCTGCTAAGCTGGTTCCAGTGCACTGGGGCTGTGGTGAGGCCACAAGGACCATTTCAGTGAGAGCCACATCTGGCAGCTGCACGGCTGGTTCTCCATCTGGGACGAGCTGCTTGCGGAGCGATGACTCTCCAGACAGGAGCGGTGGCTGCTGGAGCGGGTCCTGAGGCAGCAGGGCCACCACCAGGCAGGTCTCCGAGCTGGCATCGCAGCAGGAACCCCTACAGGGAGCTGGTGGGGGTTGGAGAGGCGGCAGCTGAGGTTTCctgaggcagcagggctgctaCAAGGCAGGTGGAGGTCATGGAGCttgcaccacagcagcagggacaccCACATCAAGCTGGCTGATACGGCTGACAGgtctacccagctccggacgccaagtctacccagctccggacgccaaatctacccagctccggacgccaagtctacccagctccggacgccaagtctacccagctccggacgccaagtctacccagctccggacgccaagtctacccagctcagCAAGTGGATACTGcgtagacctggcggccggtgctGGGTAGACCTGGTGCCCGTCCCTGGTGCTGGTGTCACCTAACAGCCATCACTGTCTGCCCCcagagcggagccagcacacccactgttggggccacaactcccatttgtagggccagaacactgatcttatctgatttttttggGGTCAGAATACCAACTTTTGACCGAAAACGCTAATTTTAGGACAAATGACCAGGTCTCACAGAGTACAGGGGCGGCTTACAGGTCAATCCCTCTGCGTCCGCCAGGTCTTCCCACCTCAGTTCTCCTGGTGTAcctagctccggctcccaggtcTACCCAGTTCTAGCTACCAGGTCTTTCCACTGGCTGCCTGGGCTTACCCGCTCtggctgccacgtctactcagcTAAGCAGGTCGGCGCAGGGTAGACCTGGTGTCCGTCCCCAGAGCCAGGGACACCTGAGGGCTCAGAAGATGCCCCAAGCAGTGCACAGGTAGCCCAGGGACGTTGTGACTGCACcgcccctggaggtgttcaaggccaggttggatggggtcttgggcagcctgatccagtgggatgttcCTGACCACGACAGGTGGGtagaaactagatgatcttgaaggtcccttccgaccgaacctattctataattctatgatcttagAAGTGTCATAGAGggctcagagaagagctgggctaCAGAAGAGTAGAAGTAGGGTGATAGAAGAGGCAGGTCAAAGAAAGGCCATAGAAAAGTTGTATTATAGAAgaatatggttggactcgatgatctggtgggtctcgtccaacctggttattctatgattctatgattctaagacttgGATAATACAAGAGTCAGAACATAGAAGGGCCTGAACATAGAAATCTGGGTCATAGAAGTGGCCTtgtgggctgcacagggaggaaagcagcaccggcagccaggccaggctggacatgctcccttggggaaagggatgtccttggagaagtgcaagggaGCATTTCTGTGACTGCAGAATCCACAAGAAAGATAATCCTCTTCCCGCAGGTCCTCGTGTGaggcaggctgctctgctgctgagctcagacTCTCGCCCTGGcctgggcagaggggctggaacggAACGGTGAGGACACGGTCTGTGGTGGCATCTGCTGGATTGAAACCAGGAGTCCTGGATTTCCGTTGCTCTTCGTGTCCAGCCTCTcttcttgcccagagcagggctgtgtgcagaGCCCAGCGTGGGACACGGCTGGGACCTCATCCCAGTCTTGAGCTTCCTCAAGGAGGGCAGTGAAGGGGAAGGTGCTGATCTCCTTTCCCTGGTGACCAGGGTAGGtcacaaggaaaaggaatgaagctgcatcaggggaagttccaACTGGACATCTGGAAAAGGTTCCTTATGGAGAGGGTGCTCAGTCACTGGAacaccccagggaagtggtgatggcaccaagcctgtcagagttcaaggagcatctTGACAATCATCTTAGTGATATGGTTCCATTTTACACAGTCGTGTGAggatcagggagctggactcagtgatcctcatgagccccttccaacccaagataTTCTAGAAGCCTGTGATCTTCAAGCTCAAAAAATAGTCTGCCCATCCACTACCCATCCCTTGACATTACTTCTTCCTGACAAGTTCCTCCTTGtgactctttcctctcccagacaTCATCCTAGCTCTCCATATCGTTCTGTATTTGGGTCCTACCGGTACACTCCCTACCTGcatttgctcctctctgcacttggtGCTTGATCGCAGGCTGCTTAACACCTATTTCTGCACATGGCACATCATCCCCAGACACCACTAAACCCTCATCCAgtcataaatttttataataaaagcagattttgtgcCCATATAGAAATTTCCAGAAACTGTAATAACTTCATGCAATCCCTGTGGGCAGAAGAAATGGCAAAGGGCCCGAGGTGCCCCCTGACTGTAAGGGATTTGTGTCTGTGACGCTGCTGGGGCAACAGAAGGAGCACAAGGCATTTGCCCCAGAGATGCTGTCAGCAGATCCTGGCAGGTGCCGAGGTGTGAAGGACCCGTGGTGCCCCCGTACCGTAAGGGATTTTCCTGGTGATGCTGCCAGCCTGTTCCTGGCCTGAGGAGGCTCCGTTGTGTTTTCCATCCGTCCCCaagccctctccctgcacaggtcctgtgggggcttgggcagagctcctttcccagccgtgttcctgctgctgccccgtcACCTCCAGAGACACAACTGACCTCATCGTCCCCGTCACAGTCAGATGTTTCCTGCTGGATTCTGAGTTTCTGAGACACAACTGACATCCTAACCCCCTACTCATCCATCACCTCCTCATGTCCTAGGACCTGAACAGGTAAAAGTACGCTTGCCCCACATCATGAGGAATGAACATGGGGACCTTGGTTCGTGGAGGGACATCCAAGTGCTATATTGAGGCGAATTCCCATGTCTTGTTACTTGCAATGAGAAGAGACTTCGAGGCAATATCTGTCCCAGAGATCTTCgtggaaactgaagaaactgctCTGTCTACACGTTCAGGTTCATCTCAGCTCACAGACATGATGTGTGCGCTCACATCTGATCCGTACAATGCCAAATTGGCCTTTGGTCTACTCAATCAGTGTCCTCTcatggaagaacaaagaaactctcCAAGCTGGGGTGAGAGGCCAGTGCTGGGAATGGTGGTTGGCAGGGGTTTCACCAGGATTATTGCCTCTGGGACAAATGCTTGAGTCAGTTCCTGAGAGAAAGTTTAGAAGAAGCCCCAAGCCTTGAGGCTCTGCCCTGAGGAGGTCCCCTTGCTCTATGGAAAGGCTGCTgtggaggcagctctgtcccacaagcagcatggctgtgaccaagctcagagccctcaggccttacagcaaggcaaggggggagaaggagagtgTGGAAATGGGGAGAGAACAGCTATGGGGGATCAagtgctggtgcctggcagtgctgccctgctgggactttcttcttttccagccatGAGCAAAGGAATTGTTCCTGAAGCTCCAGAAAGCCTTGGAGGAAGGgtcagaggaagagacaaggtGCTGCAGTGGCTTTATTTTGATTACAATAGTGTGGGTTGTCATTACCTAACCCACAACGAACTCAAAAAGAGTTGAAAACATGatcataagttaaaaaaaaaaaagtagaaatataaaaatatagaaggcAGTAACACCAGCCATGAGTAACACCAGaactgctatgcagaaggtCAGGAATTTATTGCATCAGAGCTCTGTCCAGTTATAAGTTCCCGCAGCGCATCCTTGAGGTCCTTGTTCCTCAAGCCGTAGATGAGGGGATTCAGTGCTGGAGTTACCACTGCATAGAGAAATGACACAACTAAATTcatggatggggaggagaaggagggaggcttAAGGTAGGTAAACGTGtcagtgctgagaaacagggagaccacagccaggtgagggaggcacgtggagaaggctttgtgccgtccctgctcCGAGGGCATCCTCAGCacggccctgaagatctgcacataggacaccacaatgaaaacaaaacagccaaaagctACTAAGAAACTAACCACAAGAAGCCCAACCTCCCGGAGGTTGgcatgtgagcaggagagcttgaggatctgggggatttcacagaagaactggtccacagcattgccctggcacaggggcagggaaaatgtactggccgtgtgcagcagagcagagagaaacccagcgccccaggcagctgctgccatgcggacacaagctctggtgcccaggagggtcccgtagtgcaggggtttgcagatggcaacgtagcg
This window contains:
- the LOC138732628 gene encoding olfactory receptor 14A16-like, encoding MSNSSSITQFLLLPFADSWELQLLHFWLFLGIYLAALLGNDLIIITIAWDHHLHTPMYFFLLNLALLDMGSISTTVPKSMANSLWDTRAISYSGCVAQMFLFIFFLGTEYFLLTVMSYDRYVAICKPLHYGTLLGTRACVRMAAAAWGAGFLSALLHTASTFSLPLCQGNAVDQFFCEIPQILKLSCSHANLREVGLLVVSFLVAFGCFVFIVVSYVQIFRAVLRMPSEQGRHKAFSTCLPHLAVVSLFLSTDTFTYLKPPSFSSPSMNLVVSFLYAVVTPALNPLIYGLRNKDLKDALRELITGQSSDAINS